Part of the Subtercola frigoramans genome, AAATCCGTGGTTCTCTCCGGCTGAGACCGGGTTCCGCACAGCCCATCATCGAGTACACAGGAGTACGCGCATGCCCCCCAAGAGAATCGCCTTCGTTGGAACCGGTGCGAACGGTGCCGCCATCGCCGCAGACCTCACGCGGGCGGGGCTCGACGTGACGTTCATCGAACAGTGGCCGGCCCACGTCGAAGCGATGCGCACGAAGGGAATCCGCGTGCAGATGCCCGCCGAGACCGTCGTCACTCCGGTCACGGCGATCCACCTCTACGAGGTCGCGCAGCAACGGCGACACTTCGACATCGTCTTTGTGCTGGTGAAGGCCTACGACACCCGGTGGGCCTGCGAGCTGATCAAGCCGCTGGTCGCTCCCGACGGCCTCGTGGTCGGCCTGCAGAACGGCATGTCGCTCGACGACATCGCAGACATCGTCGGCCCGGAGCGAACCATCGGGGCGGTCATCGAGGTGGCCGGCAATATGTATGAGCCGGGTGTGGTCAACCGACAGACCCCGCCGAGCGGTTCGTGGTTCGCGCTCGGTGCCTACGATGAGTCAGCCCGCGGCAGGGAGCACGAGATCGCCGATGTTCTCGGTCACGCGGGCACCGTGCAGGTGTACGAGAAGGTTCGCGCCGCAAAGTGGGGCAAGCTGATCGTGAATGCCGGCGAGCTGGTGCCGTCGGCCATCCTCGGGATGCCCCTGGCCGACGTCGTCGAGGTTCCGCGCATGCATGAGTTCATGCTGCAGGTCTGCCGTGAAGCCGCTGACGTGGCTGTGGCCTCCGGCATCGAGCTCGTGCCCATCTTCGGACTGCAGAATCTCGATCTGAACGACTCCCACAGCTATGGCAACTCGCTGCTGAATGCGGTGCTCGAGCGGTACTCCCTTCCCGACACCAAGACCACCGTGTTGCAGGACTGGATCAAGGGACGGCGCAGTGAAGTCCACGAGATCAACGGGCTTGTCGTCGAGCTCGGACGGCGTTTCGGGGTCGACACCACGGCGAACACCGTGACCGTCGAGGTCGCCCGGCGGATCGAGGCGGGCGAACTGAAGGAACAGCCGGCCAACGCTGCTCTGCTGACGGCTGTGCTGGCCCCGTCTGCTGCCTGATGAGCAGATTCTCATCACGTCTGGCCGATGATTCTCGTTCTGCTCTTGTGAACGCGACGAAGACTTTGTACAGTGACAGTGAACATTCGCTCGAACACCGCAGTAGGCGAGTGGCAACCCAGGAGAAATCATGGCTGACGCAATGACGCGCGACGCACCACGACTGACGAGTGCACGATTCACCGTCTCGAAGGGTCTGATCACCGTCGGCAGCGCAACCGTGCTTCTGTTCGTGATCAGCGGGGTTCTTGCGCCTTCGAGCATCTCGGGGACCTCGCTGTCTGGCATGCTCCCGATCGCCTGTGTGCTCGCGGTCGCGGGCCTCGGCCAGATGCTCGTGGTGCAGCAGGGCGGCATCGACCTCTCTGTGCCGGGCATGATCTCACTGACCGCTGTGATCGTCACCCACAATCCCGACGGCAACGATGCACTGCTGATTCCGGCGATCGCGCTCGCGGCGACATTCGCCGTGCTGGCCGGCTTCGCCAACGGTCTCATGATCGGCAGACTGGGTCTCAACCCGATCATTGCGACACTCGGCACCAATGCGCTGTTGTACGGTGCAGACCTCGCGATCTCGGGCGGCAGGCCCCGCATCACCACCAAGCTGATGCAGACGATCTCCGGCGGACAGACGCTCGGCATTCCCAATTCGGTGTTCTTCGCCATCGGAGTGCTGCTCGTCGTCACACTGTTGGTGAAGAAGACAGTGGCCGGCCGTCGCTTCGAGGCGGTCGGCGCGAACCCGGAGGCCGGCCGCGCCATCGGGCTGCGTGTGAGCAGCCATCGCACGCTCGCCTACGTGTGGGCCCAGCTCCTGTACTGCCTGGCCGGGGTCATGATCGCTGGCATCACCGCGCAGCCCTCTGCTTTCGAAGGCGACAAGTTCCTGCTCCCGTCTGTGGCGGTCGTCGTGCTCGGTGGTACCTCGCTCCTCGGCGGGCGGGGCTTTCCGCTCGCAACGGTCATCGCAGCGGTGTTCCTGCAGCAGCTCACACAGTTCGTCATCACGCTCGGCGTCTCCACGGCCATCCAGACCCTTGTTCAGGCTGCCGCGCTCGGGGTGGGCGTCTCGCTCTACACCGTCAACTGGAGAGCCGTCTTCGCCCGTTTCTCACGCACTACCCGCGCACCTGTTCCTGCAGGCGCGATCTAACACCTAAGAACTTCGGTCGACAGGCCGGAGCGTGACAGAGGCGTCACGCCCACATTGGAGGAAGAAAATGAAACCTCGCACCAAATTTGCATCCGTTGCCGCCCTGGCAGCGGCAGCGGCCCTCATCCTGACCGGATGCGGAACCGCGGGCGGCGCAGCGAGCGGCGGCAGCAGCGCCGCCGCCGGCGCAGTCACCCACGTCGAAGGCGCACCCTCGTGGTGCGGCACCAAGCCCATCTCGTTCGCCCTGCTCGACGGCTTCGGCGGCAACAGCTGGCGTCTCGTCACGACGGCCTCGGGTAAAGACGAGGCCTCGAAGTGCCCGAGCGTCACGAAGTTCACCTACGCAGACGGCCAGGGCTCGACCGAGAAGGCGAGCTCCGACATCAAGGGCATGGTCGCCAGTGGCGTCAACGCGATGGTCGTGTTCCCGGATGCCGGTAAAGCGGTTCTCCCGGCACTCACCTCCGCCTACACGGCCGGTGTTGTCACGGTGCCGTACCGCGTCGACCCAGGTGGACAGGCCGGTGTCAATTTCGACAAGTGGATCGGTGACGACTTCACGAACGACGGCACGAACTGGGCGAACTGGATCCAGAAGAACGTCCCTGCTGGCGGAAACATCCTCTTCCTCGGTGGCCCGGCGGGAAACAGCCAGAGCACCGACGAGTACAACGCCATGTCGAAGGTTCTCGGTAGCACGTACACCTTCATCGGTGAGACCCCGTTCCAGCCCACCAACTGGGACCCGACGCTCACGCAGCAGCTGCTGACGGCCGACATCGCCAAGTACCCGAAGATCGACGTCATCGTCTCTGACTTCGGCCCGACCCTCGTCAGTTCGCTTCCTCTGTTCCCGCAGAGCGGCCGCTCGATTCCGGCCCTGGCCACCTCTGACGGCAACTCCCTGAGCTGCTTCTGGGAAGACAACCACGCGGCGAACCCCGACTTCAAGCTGATGACGGTGGCGACAGGTAACGACAACGTTCGCCTGGCAGTCGACTATGCGGTCGCGAAAGCGACCGGCGGCGAGATCCCGACCGACGATTCGTTCAAGGGCCCGATCTTCGAAGACTCTGTCAGCCAGCAGCCTCACGGCGTGCAGTGTGACAAGTCCCTTCCTGGCGACGTCTACCTCTCGGCCCAGATGCCGGGAGCCCAGCAGGCGACTCTCGGAAAGTAGCGCACCCGCGCTGCATCGACCGATAGCCCTCGGTCGGGCCGGTCGCTCCTGAAGCGACCGGCCCGACTGCTCTCTCACCCACGACATTTCAAAGGCGAACCGTGAACACCTTCCAGGAAACCGAAACCCCGACACGCCCCGCCACCCTGGCGATGTCGGGAATCTCGAAGTACTACGCCGGCGTCGCGGCGCTGACAGACGTTTCGGTCGAGATCCACCCCGGCGAGGTGCACGCTATTCTCGGCGAGAACGGTGCAGGCAAGTCGACGCTGATGAACATCGCATCGGGCCAGACGCCCCCGAGTTCGGGTTCGATCGCTATGGGCGGGCAGGTCTTCGACAGTCTCACCCCGACCCTCGCCGGCAGCCTCGGTGTGGCGATCGTGCACCAGCACCCTGCGGTGCTTGGTGACATGACCGTCGAAGAGAACCTGCGGGTCGCCTTGCCGAGTTCCGTCTTCTCGGGCCAGGGTGACTCCGACGCTGTCGCACAGTCGCTTCTCACCGGTGTCGGCCTGCACGTTCACCTGAAAGACCGCGTCGAGACCCTCA contains:
- a CDS encoding ketopantoate reductase family protein → MPPKRIAFVGTGANGAAIAADLTRAGLDVTFIEQWPAHVEAMRTKGIRVQMPAETVVTPVTAIHLYEVAQQRRHFDIVFVLVKAYDTRWACELIKPLVAPDGLVVGLQNGMSLDDIADIVGPERTIGAVIEVAGNMYEPGVVNRQTPPSGSWFALGAYDESARGREHEIADVLGHAGTVQVYEKVRAAKWGKLIVNAGELVPSAILGMPLADVVEVPRMHEFMLQVCREAADVAVASGIELVPIFGLQNLDLNDSHSYGNSLLNAVLERYSLPDTKTTVLQDWIKGRRSEVHEINGLVVELGRRFGVDTTANTVTVEVARRIEAGELKEQPANAALLTAVLAPSAA
- a CDS encoding ABC transporter permease translates to MADAMTRDAPRLTSARFTVSKGLITVGSATVLLFVISGVLAPSSISGTSLSGMLPIACVLAVAGLGQMLVVQQGGIDLSVPGMISLTAVIVTHNPDGNDALLIPAIALAATFAVLAGFANGLMIGRLGLNPIIATLGTNALLYGADLAISGGRPRITTKLMQTISGGQTLGIPNSVFFAIGVLLVVTLLVKKTVAGRRFEAVGANPEAGRAIGLRVSSHRTLAYVWAQLLYCLAGVMIAGITAQPSAFEGDKFLLPSVAVVVLGGTSLLGGRGFPLATVIAAVFLQQLTQFVITLGVSTAIQTLVQAAALGVGVSLYTVNWRAVFARFSRTTRAPVPAGAI
- a CDS encoding substrate-binding domain-containing protein, with the translated sequence MKPRTKFASVAALAAAAALILTGCGTAGGAASGGSSAAAGAVTHVEGAPSWCGTKPISFALLDGFGGNSWRLVTTASGKDEASKCPSVTKFTYADGQGSTEKASSDIKGMVASGVNAMVVFPDAGKAVLPALTSAYTAGVVTVPYRVDPGGQAGVNFDKWIGDDFTNDGTNWANWIQKNVPAGGNILFLGGPAGNSQSTDEYNAMSKVLGSTYTFIGETPFQPTNWDPTLTQQLLTADIAKYPKIDVIVSDFGPTLVSSLPLFPQSGRSIPALATSDGNSLSCFWEDNHAANPDFKLMTVATGNDNVRLAVDYAVAKATGGEIPTDDSFKGPIFEDSVSQQPHGVQCDKSLPGDVYLSAQMPGAQQATLGK